The following coding sequences lie in one Cronobacter universalis NCTC 9529 genomic window:
- a CDS encoding GNAT family N-acetyltransferase, which yields MKELNSFGQYVGQPVAEWTPRELPQKKMFAGHFCHLEPVSVRHALALHHAWHSIDDTRDWTYLTDERPPTLTASEYYLRRLEAATDAWYFTVLENISGQPTGTLCLMNVDKTHGVIEIGNVNWSPSMKRTHYGTEAIYLLLAYVFEELKYRRCEWKTDELNTPAIQAAQRLGFIYEGTFRECQVRKGRNSNVNWYSIVEAEWPHHAKALRAWLRLENFNDRGRQIKHLEDFKGR from the coding sequence ATGAAAGAGCTAAACAGCTTTGGGCAGTATGTCGGCCAGCCCGTGGCGGAGTGGACACCGCGCGAACTGCCGCAGAAGAAAATGTTCGCCGGGCATTTTTGCCATCTTGAGCCCGTGAGCGTGCGCCACGCGCTGGCGCTGCATCACGCCTGGCACAGCATTGACGACACGCGCGACTGGACTTATCTGACCGATGAACGCCCGCCGACGCTGACCGCCAGTGAATATTATCTGCGCCGTCTGGAAGCCGCGACCGACGCCTGGTATTTCACGGTACTGGAAAATATCAGCGGGCAACCTACCGGCACGCTGTGCCTGATGAATGTCGATAAAACGCACGGCGTGATTGAAATCGGCAATGTGAACTGGTCGCCCTCCATGAAAAGAACCCATTACGGTACGGAGGCTATCTATTTATTACTGGCGTATGTTTTCGAAGAATTAAAATACCGGCGCTGCGAATGGAAAACCGATGAGCTGAATACCCCCGCCATTCAGGCCGCCCAGCGTCTCGGCTTTATTTATGAAGGGACATTCCGGGAATGTCAGGTCCGAAAAGGGCGCAACAGTAATGTGAACTGGTATTCGATTGTCGAAGCCGAATGGCCGCATCACGCCAAAGCGCTGCGCGCCTGGCTGCGCCTGGAGAACTTCAACGACCGCGGGCGCCAGATTAAACACCTTGAGGATTTTAAAGGTCGATAA
- a CDS encoding STY0301 family protein — translation MLWSKTLLLSAGLFLSVTGAQATVTLCPQYPTAQDKTHVLDDASLFVGPPEALVDLMPDNDRDTVWTLPEYQDEARKSKTSLYFLCLYKNTKQTVKLIVPATAKKCSVTYDKNSKLIAACE, via the coding sequence ATGTTGTGGAGTAAAACGCTTTTGCTCAGCGCCGGGTTATTTTTATCCGTGACGGGCGCGCAGGCCACCGTCACGCTATGCCCGCAGTACCCAACGGCGCAGGATAAAACACATGTTTTAGACGATGCCAGTTTGTTTGTCGGGCCGCCGGAAGCGTTAGTTGATCTGATGCCGGATAATGATCGCGATACCGTCTGGACTTTGCCTGAGTATCAGGACGAGGCCAGAAAGAGTAAAACCTCGCTCTATTTTTTATGCCTGTATAAGAATACGAAGCAGACCGTTAAGTTGATTGTTCCGGCAACCGCTAAAAAATGCTCCGTTACTTACGATAAAAACAGCAAGCTTATCGCTGCCTGCGAATAA
- a CDS encoding BPSL0067 family protein, producing MAYIANTPSAYVGQSVGNGQCVAYTQKAANMPRTVAWKRGALVKGNMTIAPGTAIATFDANGRYGNHTDGSSHAAIYLGQDASGIQVLDQWMTHRTLPNGQRVATPHAVSKRIIRFHKAPRAENNGDNYYVVE from the coding sequence ATGGCATATATCGCAAACACGCCGTCAGCGTATGTCGGTCAGTCTGTGGGTAATGGTCAGTGTGTGGCGTACACGCAAAAAGCGGCGAATATGCCGCGTACTGTCGCATGGAAACGCGGAGCGTTAGTAAAAGGCAATATGACGATTGCACCCGGTACGGCGATAGCCACGTTCGATGCGAATGGTCGTTATGGCAACCATACTGATGGAAGTTCTCATGCCGCGATTTATCTTGGGCAGGATGCGTCGGGGATCCAGGTTCTGGATCAGTGGATGACGCATCGCACGTTGCCCAACGGCCAGCGCGTAGCGACGCCGCACGCTGTGAGCAAACGCATTATCCGTTTTCATAAAGCGCCCCGCGCGGAAAACAATGGAGATAATTACTATGTTGTGGAGTAA
- the mutS gene encoding DNA mismatch repair protein MutS — MSTSETFDAHTPMMQQYLKLKAQHPDILLFYRMGDFYELFYDDAKRASQLLDISLTKRGASAGEPIPMAGVPHHAVENYLAKLVNLGESVAICEQIGDPATSKGPVERKVVRIVTPGTISDEALLQERQDNLLAAIWQDSKGFGYATLDISSGRFRLTEPQDRETMAAELQRTNPAELLYAEDFAEMSLIEGRRGLRRRPLWEFELDTARQQLNLQFGTRDLVGFGVENAPRGLCAAGCLLQYVKDTQRTSLPHIRSITMERQQDGIIMDAATRRNLEITQNLAGGVENTLASVLDCTVTPMGSRMLKRWLHMPVRDTNVLRHRQQAIAALMEYSADIQPVLRQVGDLERILARLALRTARPRDLARMRHAFQQLPTLNTLLADIDAEYVQTLREQMGEFTELRDLLERAIIEAPPVLVRDGGVIAPGYHEELDEWRALADGATDYLDRLEIREREKLGIDTLKVGFNAVHGYFIQVSRGQSHMVPIHYVRRQTLKNAERYIIPELKEYEDKVLTSKGKALALEKQLYDELFDLLLPHLAELQKSAAALAELDVLTNLAERADTLNYHCPTLTDKPGVRLVEGRHPVVERVLNEPFIANPLSLSPQRRMLIITGPNMGGKSTYMRQTALIVLMAYIGSFVPAEQAEIGPIDRIFTRVGAADDLASGRSTFMVEMTETANILHNATEHSLVLMDEIGRGTSTYDGLSLAWACAESLANRIKALTLFATHYFELTQLPEKMEGVANVHLDAIEHGDTIAFMHSVQDGAASKSYGLAVAALAGVPKEVIKRARQKLRELESLSGNAAATQVDGTQMSLLAAAEETSPAVEALENLDPDSLSPRQALEWIYRLKSLV, encoded by the coding sequence ATGAGTACAAGCGAAACCTTCGACGCCCACACGCCCATGATGCAGCAGTATCTGAAGCTCAAGGCGCAGCACCCTGACATTCTGCTGTTTTATCGCATGGGCGATTTTTACGAACTCTTTTATGACGATGCGAAACGCGCGTCGCAGCTGCTGGATATTTCTCTGACCAAACGCGGCGCCTCGGCAGGCGAGCCGATCCCGATGGCGGGCGTGCCGCACCACGCCGTGGAAAACTATCTGGCGAAGCTGGTTAACCTTGGCGAATCGGTGGCGATTTGCGAGCAGATTGGCGACCCGGCCACGTCAAAAGGCCCGGTGGAGCGCAAAGTGGTGCGCATCGTCACGCCCGGCACCATCAGCGATGAAGCGCTGTTGCAGGAGCGTCAGGACAACCTGCTGGCCGCCATCTGGCAGGACAGCAAAGGCTTTGGCTACGCGACGCTGGATATCAGCTCCGGTCGTTTTCGCTTAACCGAGCCGCAGGACCGGGAAACCATGGCGGCGGAATTGCAGCGCACCAACCCGGCGGAACTGCTGTATGCGGAAGATTTCGCCGAGATGTCGCTGATTGAAGGCCGCCGCGGCCTGCGCCGTCGCCCGCTCTGGGAGTTTGAACTCGATACCGCCCGCCAGCAGCTGAACCTGCAATTCGGCACGCGCGATCTGGTGGGCTTTGGCGTGGAGAACGCGCCGCGCGGGCTGTGCGCCGCCGGGTGTCTGTTGCAGTACGTGAAAGACACGCAGCGCACCAGCCTGCCGCATATCCGCTCGATCACCATGGAGCGCCAGCAGGACGGTATCATTATGGACGCCGCCACGCGCCGCAATCTTGAGATCACCCAGAATCTGGCGGGCGGCGTGGAAAACACGCTGGCGTCGGTGCTCGACTGCACCGTTACGCCGATGGGCAGCCGCATGTTAAAACGCTGGCTGCATATGCCGGTGCGCGATACGAACGTGTTGCGCCACCGCCAGCAGGCCATCGCGGCGCTGATGGAATACAGCGCCGACATCCAGCCCGTGCTGCGCCAGGTCGGCGATCTGGAACGTATTCTGGCGCGCCTGGCGCTGCGTACCGCCCGGCCGCGCGATCTGGCGCGCATGCGTCACGCCTTCCAGCAGTTGCCGACGCTCAATACGCTGCTTGCCGATATTGACGCTGAGTATGTGCAGACGCTGCGCGAGCAGATGGGCGAATTTACTGAACTGAGAGATTTGCTGGAGCGCGCCATTATTGAAGCGCCGCCGGTGCTGGTGCGCGACGGCGGCGTGATTGCGCCAGGCTACCATGAAGAGCTCGACGAATGGCGTGCGCTGGCCGACGGCGCGACGGATTACCTCGACCGCCTGGAGATCCGCGAGCGCGAGAAGCTCGGCATCGACACGCTCAAGGTGGGCTTCAACGCGGTGCACGGCTACTTTATTCAGGTGAGCCGCGGCCAGAGCCATATGGTGCCGATTCATTATGTGCGCCGCCAGACGCTGAAAAACGCCGAGCGCTACATTATTCCTGAGCTCAAAGAGTATGAAGACAAAGTTCTGACCTCCAAAGGCAAAGCGCTGGCGCTGGAAAAACAGCTCTATGACGAGCTGTTCGATCTGCTGCTGCCGCACCTGGCGGAACTGCAAAAGAGCGCCGCCGCGCTTGCCGAGCTGGACGTACTGACGAACCTTGCCGAGCGCGCCGACACGCTGAACTACCACTGCCCGACGCTGACCGATAAACCGGGCGTTCGCCTGGTGGAAGGCCGTCACCCGGTGGTGGAGCGCGTGCTGAATGAGCCGTTTATCGCCAACCCGCTGTCACTCAGCCCCCAGCGCAGGATGTTGATCATAACTGGCCCGAACATGGGCGGTAAGAGTACTTATATGCGCCAGACGGCGCTGATTGTGCTGATGGCGTATATCGGCAGCTTCGTGCCCGCCGAGCAGGCGGAAATCGGCCCGATCGATCGCATCTTTACCCGCGTGGGCGCCGCCGACGATCTGGCTTCCGGGCGCTCGACCTTTATGGTTGAGATGACCGAAACCGCCAATATTCTGCATAACGCCACCGAGCATAGCCTGGTGCTGATGGATGAGATTGGCCGCGGAACGTCAACCTATGACGGGCTGTCACTCGCGTGGGCGTGCGCGGAGAGCCTCGCGAACCGTATTAAAGCGCTGACGCTGTTCGCCACGCACTACTTCGAGCTGACCCAGTTGCCGGAGAAGATGGAAGGCGTCGCCAACGTGCATCTGGATGCGATTGAGCATGGCGATACGATAGCGTTTATGCACAGCGTTCAGGACGGTGCCGCCAGCAAGAGTTACGGTCTGGCGGTCGCGGCGCTGGCGGGCGTGCCGAAAGAGGTGATTAAGCGCGCGCGCCAGAAGCTGCGCGAGCTGGAGAGCCTTTCCGGTAACGCGGCGGCAACGCAGGTGGACGGCACGCAGATGTCGCTGCTCGCTGCCGCCGAAGAGACCAGCCCGGCGGTAGAGGCGCTGGAGAATCTCGACCCGGATTCGCTGTCGCCGCGTCAGGCGCTGGAGTGGATCTACCGGCTTAAGAGCCTGGTGTAA
- a CDS encoding non-oxidative hydroxyarylic acid decarboxylases subunit D — MICPRCADETIEIMATSPVKGVWTVYQCQHCLYTWRDTEPLRRTSREHYPEAFRMTQADIDNAPEVPTVPPLLAENKR, encoded by the coding sequence ATGATTTGTCCACGTTGTGCCGATGAAACCATCGAAATTATGGCGACGTCGCCGGTGAAAGGCGTCTGGACGGTGTATCAGTGCCAGCATTGTCTGTACACCTGGCGCGACACCGAGCCGCTGCGCCGTACCAGCCGCGAGCATTACCCCGAGGCGTTCCGGATGACGCAGGCCGATATCGATAACGCGCCGGAAGTCCCAACGGTGCCGCCGCTGCTGGCGGAGAATAAACGCTAA
- a CDS encoding non-oxidative hydroxyarylic acid decarboxylases subunit C has translation MAFDDLRSFLQALEEQGQLLKISEEVLAEPDIAAAANATGRIGEGAPALWFDNIRGFTDARVAMNTIGSWPNHAISLGLPPATPVKQQIEEFIRRWDTFPVAPERRDNPPWAENSVDGDDINLFDILPLFRLNDGDGGFYLDKACVVSRDPLDPDHFGKQNVGIYRMEVKGKRKLGLQPVPMHDIALHLHKAEERGEDLPVAITLGNDPIITLMGATPLKYDQSEYEMAGALRESPYPIATAPLTGFDVPWGSEVILEGVIEGRKREIEGPFGEFTGHYSGGRNMTVVRIDKVSYRTKPIFESLYLGMPWTEIDYLIGPATCVPLYQQLKAEFPEVQAVNAMYTHGLLAIISTKKRYGGFARAVGLRAMTTPHGLGYVKMVIMVDEDVDPFDLPQVMWALSSKVNPAGDLVQLPNMSVLELDPGSSPAGITDKLIIDATTPVAPDNRGHYSQPVKDLPETPQWVEKLTAMLANRKK, from the coding sequence ATGGCGTTTGACGATCTGCGCAGCTTTTTGCAGGCGCTTGAAGAACAGGGACAACTGCTGAAGATCAGCGAAGAGGTGCTGGCGGAGCCGGATATCGCGGCGGCCGCCAACGCGACCGGACGCATCGGCGAAGGCGCGCCCGCGCTCTGGTTTGACAATATCCGCGGCTTTACCGACGCGCGGGTGGCGATGAACACCATCGGCTCCTGGCCGAACCACGCGATCTCGCTCGGCCTGCCGCCCGCCACGCCGGTAAAGCAGCAGATTGAAGAATTTATTCGCCGCTGGGATACCTTCCCGGTCGCGCCCGAGCGCCGCGATAATCCGCCGTGGGCGGAAAACAGCGTCGACGGCGACGACATCAATCTGTTCGATATTCTGCCGCTGTTTCGCTTAAACGACGGCGACGGCGGGTTTTACCTTGATAAAGCGTGCGTGGTCTCGCGCGATCCGCTCGATCCCGATCACTTCGGCAAGCAGAACGTCGGCATCTACCGGATGGAAGTGAAAGGCAAGCGCAAGCTCGGGCTGCAACCGGTGCCGATGCATGATATCGCGCTGCATCTGCATAAGGCCGAGGAGCGCGGCGAGGATTTGCCGGTCGCCATTACGCTTGGCAACGATCCGATCATCACGCTGATGGGCGCCACGCCGCTGAAATACGATCAGTCGGAGTATGAAATGGCGGGCGCGCTGCGCGAAAGCCCGTACCCGATCGCCACCGCGCCGCTGACCGGTTTCGATGTGCCGTGGGGCTCGGAAGTGATCCTCGAAGGAGTGATTGAAGGGCGCAAGCGTGAGATAGAAGGGCCGTTCGGCGAGTTTACCGGGCACTACTCCGGCGGGCGCAATATGACCGTGGTGCGTATCGATAAAGTCTCTTATCGCACCAAACCGATTTTCGAATCGCTCTATCTCGGTATGCCGTGGACCGAAATCGACTACCTGATTGGCCCGGCGACCTGCGTGCCGCTTTACCAGCAGCTTAAAGCGGAGTTCCCGGAAGTGCAGGCGGTGAACGCGATGTACACCCACGGGCTGCTCGCGATTATCTCCACCAAAAAACGCTACGGCGGTTTCGCCCGCGCGGTGGGCCTGCGCGCGATGACCACGCCGCACGGGCTTGGCTACGTGAAGATGGTGATTATGGTGGATGAGGATGTCGATCCGTTCGATCTGCCGCAGGTGATGTGGGCGCTGTCGTCAAAAGTGAACCCGGCGGGCGATCTGGTGCAGCTGCCGAATATGTCGGTGCTGGAGCTTGACCCTGGCTCAAGCCCGGCGGGGATTACCGACAAGCTGATTATCGACGCCACGACGCCGGTCGCGCCGGATAACCGCGGGCATTACAGCCAGCCGGTGAAAGACCTGCCGGAAACCCCGCAGTGGGTCGAGAAGCTGACCGCCATGCTGGCTAACCGTAAAAAATAA
- a CDS encoding non-oxidative hydroxyarylic acid decarboxylases subunit B, producing the protein MRIIVGMTGATGAPLGVALLQALKAMPEVETHLVMSKWAKTTIELETPFSWQDVAGLADVVHSPADQAATISSGSFRTDGMVIIPCSMKTLAGIRAGYADGLVGRAADVVLKENRKLVLVPRETPLSTIHLENLLALSKMGVAIVPPMPAWYNHPATIDDIINHIVARVLDQFGLDARNARRWQGLNPAKTADTHSSRGGNTHGV; encoded by the coding sequence ATGAGGATAATTGTCGGAATGACTGGCGCAACCGGCGCGCCGCTTGGGGTCGCGCTGTTGCAGGCGCTGAAAGCGATGCCTGAGGTGGAAACCCATCTGGTGATGTCGAAGTGGGCGAAAACCACGATTGAACTGGAAACGCCGTTCTCCTGGCAGGATGTCGCGGGGCTGGCGGACGTGGTGCACAGTCCGGCGGATCAGGCCGCGACCATCTCTTCAGGATCGTTTCGCACCGATGGCATGGTGATTATTCCGTGCAGCATGAAAACCCTGGCGGGCATTCGCGCGGGCTATGCCGACGGGCTGGTGGGCCGCGCCGCTGATGTGGTGCTGAAAGAGAACCGCAAACTGGTGCTGGTGCCGCGCGAAACGCCGCTCAGCACCATTCATCTGGAAAACCTGCTGGCGCTCTCGAAGATGGGCGTGGCCATCGTGCCGCCCATGCCCGCCTGGTATAACCATCCCGCGACGATCGACGACATCATCAACCATATCGTCGCGCGCGTGCTCGATCAGTTCGGGCTCGACGCCCGCAACGCCCGCCGCTGGCAGGGGCTGAATCCTGCGAAAACAGCCGACACCCATTCATCACGAGGAGGAAACACGCATGGCGTTTGA
- a CDS encoding MarR family winged helix-turn-helix transcriptional regulator → MAVNQQAFHLLRQLFQQHTAQWQLALPELTKPQYAVLRSIAENPGIEQVALTEAAVSTKATLAEMLSRMESRGLVRRESAPEDKRRRFIYLTPEGEALLHASIPKGDAVDEAFLGKLNAEERALFATLITRMIDKA, encoded by the coding sequence ATGGCCGTTAACCAACAAGCCTTTCATCTGTTACGCCAGCTTTTTCAGCAACATACGGCGCAGTGGCAGCTGGCGCTGCCTGAGCTGACCAAGCCGCAATACGCGGTGCTGCGATCGATAGCCGAAAACCCCGGCATTGAGCAGGTGGCGCTGACCGAAGCCGCCGTCAGCACCAAAGCGACGCTTGCTGAAATGCTGAGCCGGATGGAGAGCCGCGGGCTGGTGCGCCGTGAAAGCGCGCCGGAGGATAAGCGCCGCCGGTTTATTTACCTCACGCCGGAAGGCGAGGCGCTGTTGCATGCCAGCATTCCGAAGGGCGACGCCGTGGACGAGGCGTTTTTAGGCAAGCTGAACGCCGAAGAGCGCGCGCTGTTCGCCACGCTCATCACGCGGATGATCGACAAAGCGTAA
- a CDS encoding LysR family transcriptional regulator has translation MLNLSRLAMFVAVVDAKSFTGAAAALGQTKAVVSFNIRQLESELGVTLLLRSTRRLTLTDAGERLYQRSLLLLKDAGALLEDVQASHDGFSGELRVTTTPEYATHVVGPALAAFSRAHPALRIRHFSSSQHADLISERVDVAIRLGTLQDSAYRAALISRFDIFPVASPAWLERHPISTPEALSQADWLVHTRLASPLRWELTGPHNETLWFEITRPPVIAADGAGALMTFALEGCGVALLPAWLVKTALEEESLVRLLPAYRFPAQGVYAVYPDARHVSGKVRGFIDFLRAREAQAAAGK, from the coding sequence ATGCTGAATTTATCGCGGCTGGCTATGTTTGTCGCTGTCGTGGACGCGAAAAGCTTTACTGGCGCCGCCGCGGCGCTCGGGCAGACTAAAGCCGTAGTCAGCTTTAATATCCGCCAGCTTGAAAGCGAACTGGGCGTGACGCTGCTGCTGCGCTCGACGCGCCGCCTGACGCTGACCGACGCGGGCGAGCGTTTATACCAGCGCAGCCTGTTACTGCTAAAAGATGCCGGTGCGCTGCTGGAGGATGTGCAGGCAAGCCATGACGGGTTTAGCGGCGAGCTGCGCGTGACCACCACGCCGGAATATGCAACCCACGTGGTCGGCCCGGCGCTCGCTGCCTTCAGCCGCGCGCATCCGGCGCTGCGCATCCGCCATTTCTCGTCATCGCAGCACGCCGATTTAATCTCAGAGCGCGTGGATGTCGCAATCCGGCTCGGCACGTTGCAGGATTCCGCCTATCGCGCGGCGCTGATTTCCCGTTTCGATATTTTCCCCGTCGCGTCGCCCGCGTGGCTTGAACGCCACCCGATCTCAACGCCGGAGGCGCTCAGCCAGGCGGACTGGCTGGTGCATACCCGGCTGGCGTCGCCGCTGCGCTGGGAGCTTACCGGCCCGCACAACGAGACGCTGTGGTTTGAGATAACGCGCCCGCCCGTCATAGCGGCCGACGGCGCAGGCGCGCTGATGACGTTCGCGCTGGAAGGCTGCGGCGTGGCGCTGCTGCCCGCGTGGCTGGTTAAAACCGCGCTGGAAGAGGAAAGCCTGGTGCGGCTACTGCCTGCGTATCGCTTTCCGGCGCAGGGCGTCTATGCGGTCTACCCCGACGCGCGCCACGTTTCCGGCAAGGTGCGGGGGTTTATCGATTTTCTGCGCGCCCGCGAAGCGCAGGCGGCGGCTGGCAAATAG
- a CDS encoding MFS transporter, whose amino-acid sequence MTYRNKVTLIYLLGFFLDLINMFIAAVAFPAIGEALHASVTQLSWISNGYIAGLTVVIPLSAWLTQRLGARRLFLLSLALFTVATAACGLATSLESLIFWRVIQGAGGGVLIPVGQALAWQLFASHERAGLSSAVMLTGLLAPALSPVAGGLIVQTAGWQWVFLASLPLSLLALVMAFCWLKPDAPARDKRPLDTISVITGAGGLLLVLFGLNGLSEKTAPWLAAAGLASGIALIALMLRRCRRHPVPLLRVHLLGEPLMRFSMLVYQCVPGMFIGVNVVGMFWLQTVAGLSPAASGALMVPWSAASFMAISATARLFNRLGPRPLISLGCLLQAGGIVLLTQTDAQSPWALLVTAFFLMGAGGSLCSSTAQSSAFLHTANADMPDASALWNINRQLSFCFGVTLVSLALNALLMWLSPLAAWQTTFTLAAALTLVPLIFAWRLPRQAVTLSFVEEKEK is encoded by the coding sequence ATGACCTACCGTAACAAAGTAACCCTGATTTACCTGCTGGGCTTTTTTCTCGATCTCATCAATATGTTTATCGCGGCGGTGGCCTTCCCGGCTATCGGCGAGGCGCTGCACGCGTCGGTGACGCAGCTTTCCTGGATAAGCAACGGCTACATTGCCGGGCTGACGGTAGTGATCCCGCTCAGCGCCTGGCTTACGCAGCGCCTCGGCGCGCGGCGTCTGTTTTTACTGTCGCTGGCGCTGTTCACCGTGGCGACGGCGGCCTGCGGCCTGGCGACGTCGCTGGAGTCGCTCATCTTCTGGCGCGTTATCCAGGGCGCGGGCGGCGGCGTGCTGATCCCGGTCGGACAGGCGCTGGCCTGGCAGCTGTTTGCCAGCCATGAGCGTGCCGGGCTCTCTTCCGCCGTGATGCTGACGGGCCTGCTGGCACCCGCGCTTTCGCCGGTCGCAGGCGGGCTTATCGTCCAGACGGCGGGCTGGCAGTGGGTCTTTCTGGCGAGCCTGCCGCTCTCGCTGCTGGCGCTGGTCATGGCGTTCTGCTGGCTCAAACCCGATGCGCCAGCGCGCGATAAACGCCCGCTCGATACGATAAGCGTTATTACCGGCGCAGGTGGCCTGCTGCTGGTGTTGTTCGGGCTGAACGGGCTTAGCGAAAAAACCGCGCCGTGGCTGGCGGCGGCAGGTCTGGCGTCGGGCATTGCGCTTATCGCGCTGATGCTGCGACGCTGTCGCCGTCACCCCGTACCGCTGCTGAGGGTGCATCTGCTGGGCGAGCCGCTGATGCGCTTTTCGATGCTGGTTTATCAGTGCGTGCCCGGCATGTTTATTGGCGTTAACGTGGTCGGCATGTTCTGGCTACAGACCGTGGCGGGGCTTTCGCCCGCCGCCAGCGGCGCGCTGATGGTGCCGTGGTCGGCGGCGTCGTTTATGGCGATTTCCGCCACCGCCCGTTTATTTAACCGCCTCGGCCCGCGGCCGTTAATTTCCCTCGGCTGCCTGTTGCAGGCGGGCGGGATTGTGCTGCTGACGCAAACCGATGCGCAGAGCCCGTGGGCGCTGCTGGTGACGGCGTTCTTTCTGATGGGCGCAGGCGGCAGCCTGTGTAGCAGTACGGCGCAGAGCAGCGCGTTTTTGCATACCGCTAACGCCGATATGCCGGACGCCAGCGCGCTGTGGAATATCAACCGCCAGCTCAGCTTCTGCTTTGGCGTCACGCTGGTGAGCCTTGCGCTGAATGCGCTGCTGATGTGGCTTTCGCCGCTCGCCGCCTGGCAGACGACCTTTACCCTTGCGGCGGCGCTGACGCTGGTGCCGCTGATTTTCGCGTGGCGTCTGCCCCGTCAGGCTGTCACGCTGTCATTTGTCGAAGAGAAGGAGAAGTGA
- the rpoS gene encoding RNA polymerase sigma factor RpoS, which produces MNQNTLKVHDLNEDAEFDENGVEAFDEKALVEEEPSDNDLAEEELLSQGSTQRVLDATQLYLGEIGYSPLLTAEEEVYFARRALRGDVASRRRMIESNLRLVVKIARRYSNRGLALLDLIEEGNLGLIRAVEKFDPERGFRFSTYATWWIRQTIERAIMNQTRTIRLPIHIVKELNVYLRTARELSHKLDHEPSAEEIAEQLDKPVDDVSRMLRLNERITSVDTPLGGDSEKALLDILADEKDNGPEDTTQDDDMKQSIVKWLFELNAKQREVLARRFGLLGYEAATLEDVGREIGLTRERVRQIQVEGLRRLREILQGQGLNIEALFRE; this is translated from the coding sequence ATGAATCAGAATACGCTGAAAGTTCATGACTTAAATGAAGACGCGGAATTTGATGAGAACGGAGTAGAGGCTTTTGACGAAAAAGCCTTGGTAGAAGAGGAACCCAGTGATAACGACCTGGCTGAAGAAGAGCTGCTGTCGCAGGGTTCAACACAGCGTGTATTAGATGCAACTCAGCTGTATCTGGGTGAGATTGGTTATTCGCCTCTGTTAACCGCTGAAGAAGAAGTTTACTTCGCACGCCGCGCTCTGCGTGGTGATGTCGCCTCCCGCCGTCGCATGATCGAAAGTAACCTGCGTCTGGTGGTGAAGATTGCCCGTCGTTACAGCAATCGTGGTCTGGCGCTGCTGGATCTGATTGAAGAGGGCAACCTGGGGCTAATCCGCGCTGTTGAGAAATTTGACCCGGAACGCGGGTTCCGTTTCTCTACTTACGCAACCTGGTGGATTCGTCAGACCATCGAACGGGCAATCATGAACCAAACCCGTACGATTCGCCTGCCGATTCACATCGTAAAAGAGCTTAACGTCTATCTGCGTACCGCTCGTGAACTGTCCCATAAACTGGACCACGAACCGAGTGCGGAAGAGATTGCTGAACAGCTGGATAAACCGGTTGATGACGTTAGCCGTATGCTGCGCCTGAACGAGCGTATTACCTCTGTTGACACCCCGCTGGGTGGCGATTCAGAGAAAGCGCTGCTGGATATCCTGGCCGATGAGAAAGACAACGGCCCGGAAGACACCACGCAAGACGATGATATGAAACAGAGCATCGTCAAATGGCTGTTCGAACTGAACGCCAAACAGCGTGAAGTTCTGGCCCGTCGTTTCGGTCTGCTCGGTTACGAAGCGGCAACGCTTGAAGATGTCGGTCGTGAAATCGGCCTGACTCGTGAACGCGTTCGCCAGATCCAGGTTGAAGGCCTGCGCCGTCTGCGTGAAATTTTGCAGGGCCAGGGGCTGAACATCGAAGCGCTGTTCCGCGAATAA